Proteins encoded by one window of Sorex araneus isolate mSorAra2 chromosome 3, mSorAra2.pri, whole genome shotgun sequence:
- the CORO6 gene encoding coronin-6 isoform X3: protein MVWQIPDYTPVRNITEPIITLEGHSKRVGILSWHPTARNVLLSAGGDNVILIWNVGTGEVLLSLDNMHPDVIHSACWNSIGSLLATTCKDKTLRVIDPRKGQVVAERFAAHEGMRPMRAVFTRQGHIFTTGFTRMSQRELGLWDPNNFEEPVALQEMDTSNGVLLPFYDPDSSIVYLCGKGDSSIRYFEITDEPPFVHYLNTFSSKEPQRGMGFMPKRGLDVSKCEIARFYKLHERKCEPIIMTVPRKSDLFQDDLYPDTPGPEAALEAEEWLSGQDAEPVLISLRDGYVPPKHRELRVTKRNILDVRPPAGPRRSQSASDTSLSQPTLETLLEEIKGLRAQVQAQDQRIAALENMLCELVDGTD from the exons ATG gtgTGGCAGATTCCAGATTATACCCCAGTTCGCAACATCACGGAACCCATCATCACCCTTGAGGGCCACTCCAAACGCGTGGGCATCctctcctggcaccccacagcccGGAATGTTCTGCTCAGCGCAG GTGGAGACAATGTGATCCTCATCTGGAACGTGGGCACGGGGGAGGTGCTCCTGAGTCTGGACAACATGCACCCTGACGTCATCCACAGCGCGTGCTGGAACAGCATCGGCAGCCTGTTGGCCACCACCTGCAAGGACAAGACCCTGCGCGTCATCGACCCCCGCAAAGGCCAGGTGGTGGCG gagAGGTTTGCGGCCCACGAGGGGATGAGGCCCATGCGGGCCGTCTTCACGCGCCAGGGCCACATCTTCACTACGGGCTTCACCCGCATGAGCCAGCGAGAGCTGGGCCTGTGGGACCCG AACAACTTTGAGGAGCCAGTGGCCCTGCAGGAGATGGACACCAGCAATGGGGTGCTGCTGCCCTTCTACGACCCTGATTCCAGCATCGTCTACCTGTGCGGcaag GGCGACAGCAGCATTCGGTACTTCGAGATTACGGACGAGCCCCCTTTTGTGCACTACCTGAACACGTTCAGCAGCAAGGAGCCACAGAGGGGCATGGGGTTCATGCCCAAGCGGGGCCTGGACGTCAGCAAGTGTGAGATAGCCCG GTTCTACAAACTACATGAAAGAAAGTGCGAACCCATCATCATGACTGTGCCCCGAAAG TCAGACCTCTTCCAGGACGACCTCTATCCAGACACGCCGGGTCCCGAGGCGGCCCTGGAGGCGGAAGAATGGCTCTCGGGCCAGGACGCCGAGCCCGTGCTCATCTCGCTGAGAGACGGTTACGTGCCCCCCAAGCACCGTGAGCTCCGGGTCACCAAGCGCAACATTCTGGATGTGCGCCCGCCTGCTGGTCCCCGCCGCAGCCAGTCGGCCAGTGACACCTCCTTGTCG CAGCCCACCCTGGAGACGCTGCTGGAGGAGATCAAGGGCCTCCGAGCGCAGGTGCAGGCGCAGGACCAGCGCATCGCGGCCCTGGAGAACATGCTCTGCGAGCTGGTGGATGGCACGGACTAG
- the CORO6 gene encoding coronin-6 isoform X4: protein MPSPWGWFAVTACSGGRGGNNFEEPVALQEMDTSNGVLLPFYDPDSSIVYLCGKGDSSIRYFEITDEPPFVHYLNTFSSKEPQRGMGFMPKRGLDVSKCEIARFYKLHERKCEPIIMTVPRKSDLFQDDLYPDTPGPEAALEAEEWLSGQDAEPVLISLRDGYVPPKHRELRVTKRNILDVRPPAGPRRSQSASDTSLSQPTLETLLEEIKGLRAQVQAQDQRIAALENMLCELVDGTD, encoded by the exons ATGCCGAGTCCCTGGGGGTGGTTTGCAGTGACTGCATGCAGTGGTGGCCGGGGCGGC AACAACTTTGAGGAGCCAGTGGCCCTGCAGGAGATGGACACCAGCAATGGGGTGCTGCTGCCCTTCTACGACCCTGATTCCAGCATCGTCTACCTGTGCGGcaag GGCGACAGCAGCATTCGGTACTTCGAGATTACGGACGAGCCCCCTTTTGTGCACTACCTGAACACGTTCAGCAGCAAGGAGCCACAGAGGGGCATGGGGTTCATGCCCAAGCGGGGCCTGGACGTCAGCAAGTGTGAGATAGCCCG GTTCTACAAACTACATGAAAGAAAGTGCGAACCCATCATCATGACTGTGCCCCGAAAG TCAGACCTCTTCCAGGACGACCTCTATCCAGACACGCCGGGTCCCGAGGCGGCCCTGGAGGCGGAAGAATGGCTCTCGGGCCAGGACGCCGAGCCCGTGCTCATCTCGCTGAGAGACGGTTACGTGCCCCCCAAGCACCGTGAGCTCCGGGTCACCAAGCGCAACATTCTGGATGTGCGCCCGCCTGCTGGTCCCCGCCGCAGCCAGTCGGCCAGTGACACCTCCTTGTCG CAGCCCACCCTGGAGACGCTGCTGGAGGAGATCAAGGGCCTCCGAGCGCAGGTGCAGGCGCAGGACCAGCGCATCGCGGCCCTGGAGAACATGCTCTGCGAGCTGGTGGATGGCACGGACTAG
- the ANKRD13B gene encoding ankyrin repeat domain-containing protein 13B isoform X3, with translation MIPANASARKGPEGKYPLHYLVWHNRHRELEKEVREGQVDIEQLDPRGRTPLHLATTLGHLECARVLLAHGADVGRENRSGWTVLQEAVSTRDLELVQLVLRYRDYQRVVKRLAGIPALLEKLRKAQDFYVEMKWEFTSWVPLVSKICPSDTYKVWKSGQSLRVDTTLLGFDHMTWQRGNRSFIFRGQDTSAVVMEVDHDRRVVYTETLALAGQDRELLLAAAQPTEEQVLSRLTAPVVTTQLDTKNISFERNKTGILGWRSEKTEMVNGYEAKVYGASNVELITRTRTEHLSEQHKGKVKGCKTPLQSFLGIAEQHGGPQNGTLITQTLSQANPTAITAEEYFNPNFELGNRDMGRPMELTTKTQKFKAKLWLCEEHPLSLCEQVAPIIDLMAVSNALFAKLRDFITLRLPPGFPVKIEIPIFHILNARITFGNLNGCDEPVPSVRGSPGSETPSPGSDSSSVSSSSSTTSCRGCEISPALFEAPRGYSVLGSQREAGSREDDDLLQFAIQQSLLEAGSEYDQVTIWEALTNSKPGTHPMSYDSRRQDRWWPTGCRCCSSTRCG, from the exons GTGGACATCGAACAGCTGGACCCCCGTGGTCGGACCCCCCTGCACCTCGCCACCACACTGGGACACCTGGAGTGTGCCCGGGTGCTCCTGGCACACGGCGCAGACGTGGGCAGGGAGAATCGCAGTGGCTGGACAG TGCTCCAGGAAGCCGTGAGCACCCGGGACCTGGAGCTGGTGCAGCTGGTGCTGCGGTACCGGGACTACCAGAGGGTGGTGAAGCGGCTGGCAGGCATCCCCGCACTCCTGGAGAAGCTGCGCAAG GCCCAGGACTTCTACGTGGAAATGAAGTGGGAGTTCACGAGCTGGG TGCCCCTGGTGTCCAAAATCTGCCCCAGCGACACCTATAAAGTGTGGAAGAGCGGGCAGAGCCTGCGGGTGGACACCACGCTCCTGGGCTTCGACCACATGACGTGGCAGCGAGGGAACCGCAGCTTCATCTTCAGGGGCCAAG ACACAAGCGCTGTGGTCATGGAGGTCGACCACGACCGCCGGGTGGTGTACACAGAGACCCTGGCCCTGGCCGGGCAGGACCGAGAGCTGCTGCTGGCCGCTGCCCAGCCCACAGAGGAACAGGTGCTGAGCCGGCTCACCGCGCCTGTGGTCACCACGCAGCTCGACACCAAGAATATCTCCTTTGAGAG GAACAAGACAGGCATCCTGGGCTGGCGCAGCGAGAAGACAGAGATGGTGAATGGGTATGAAGCCAAG GTATATGGGGCATCTAACGTGGAGCTCATTACCCGGACTCGCACAGAGCATCTTTCAGAACAGCACAAGGGCAAGGTCAAAG GCTGTAAGACGCCTCTGCAGTCCTTCCTGGGAATTGCTGAGCAGCATGGGGGCCCCCAAAATGGG ACCCTGATCACTCAGACTCTGAGCCAGGCCAACCCCACTGCCATCACCGCAGAAGAATACTTCAACCCCAACTTTGAGCTTGGCAACCGGGACATGGGCCGCCCCATGGAACTGACTACCAAGACCCAGAA GTTCAAGGCCAAGCTGTGGCTGTGTGAGGAGCACCCCCTGTCCCTGTGTGAGCAGGTGGCCCCCATCATTGACCTCATGGCAGTCAGCAACGCCCTGTTCGCCAAACTCCGGGACTTCATCACCCTGCGGCTTCCTCCAGGCTTTCCGGTCAAGATTG AAATCCCGATCTTCCACATCCTCAATGCCCGCATCACCTTTGGAAACCTCAACGGCTGTGACGAGCCAGTGCCCTCGGTGCGCGGCAGCCCAGGCAGTGAGACCCCTTCCCCGGGCAGCGACTCGTCCAGCGTCAGCAGCTCCAGTTCCACCA CCTCCTGCCGGGGCTGCGAGATCTCCCCAGCCTTGTTCGAGGCTCCCCGCGGCTACAGTGTGCTGGGCAGCCAGCGGGAGGCCGGGAGCCGTGAGGACGACGACCTGCTGCAGTTCGCCATCCAGCAGAGCCTGCTCGAGGCGGGCAGTGAGTACGACCAG GTTACCATCTGGGAGGCACTAACCAACAGCAAGCCGGGAACACACCCCATGTCCTATGACAGTCGGCGACAGGACAG GTGGTGGCCAACAGGCTGCCGATGCTGTTCCAGCACGCGCTGTGGATGA
- the CORO6 gene encoding coronin-6 isoform X1, which yields MSRRVVRQSKFRHVFGQAAKADQAYEDIRVSKVTWDSSFCAVNPKFLAIIVEAGGGGAFIVLPLVKTGRVDKNHPLVTGHTAPVLDIDWCPHNDNVIASASDDTTVMVWQIPDYTPVRNITEPIITLEGHSKRVGILSWHPTARNVLLSAGGDNVILIWNVGTGEVLLSLDNMHPDVIHSACWNSIGSLLATTCKDKTLRVIDPRKGQVVAERFAAHEGMRPMRAVFTRQGHIFTTGFTRMSQRELGLWDPNNFEEPVALQEMDTSNGVLLPFYDPDSSIVYLCGKGDSSIRYFEITDEPPFVHYLNTFSSKEPQRGMGFMPKRGLDVSKCEIARFYKLHERKCEPIIMTVPRKSDLFQDDLYPDTPGPEAALEAEEWLSGQDAEPVLISLRDGYVPPKHRELRVTKRNILDVRPPAGPRRSQSASDTSLSQPTLETLLEEIKGLRAQVQAQDQRIAALENMLCELVDGTD from the exons ATGAGCCGGCGCGTGGTCCGGCAGAGCAAGTTCCGCCATGTGTTCGGGCAGGCGGCGAAGGCAGACCAGGCCTACGAGGACATCCGGGTGTCCAAGGTCACGTGGGACAGCTCCTTCTGTGCTGTCAACCCCAAATTCCTGGCTATTATTGTGGAGGCCGGAGGTGGGGGTGCCTTCATCGTCCTGCCGCTGGTCAAG acagGGCGAGTGGACAAGAATCACCCACTGGTCACCGGGCACACAGCCCCTGTGCTGGACATTGACTGGTGCCCGCACAATGACAACGTCATCGCCAGCGCCTCAGATGACACCACTGTCATG gtgTGGCAGATTCCAGATTATACCCCAGTTCGCAACATCACGGAACCCATCATCACCCTTGAGGGCCACTCCAAACGCGTGGGCATCctctcctggcaccccacagcccGGAATGTTCTGCTCAGCGCAG GTGGAGACAATGTGATCCTCATCTGGAACGTGGGCACGGGGGAGGTGCTCCTGAGTCTGGACAACATGCACCCTGACGTCATCCACAGCGCGTGCTGGAACAGCATCGGCAGCCTGTTGGCCACCACCTGCAAGGACAAGACCCTGCGCGTCATCGACCCCCGCAAAGGCCAGGTGGTGGCG gagAGGTTTGCGGCCCACGAGGGGATGAGGCCCATGCGGGCCGTCTTCACGCGCCAGGGCCACATCTTCACTACGGGCTTCACCCGCATGAGCCAGCGAGAGCTGGGCCTGTGGGACCCG AACAACTTTGAGGAGCCAGTGGCCCTGCAGGAGATGGACACCAGCAATGGGGTGCTGCTGCCCTTCTACGACCCTGATTCCAGCATCGTCTACCTGTGCGGcaag GGCGACAGCAGCATTCGGTACTTCGAGATTACGGACGAGCCCCCTTTTGTGCACTACCTGAACACGTTCAGCAGCAAGGAGCCACAGAGGGGCATGGGGTTCATGCCCAAGCGGGGCCTGGACGTCAGCAAGTGTGAGATAGCCCG GTTCTACAAACTACATGAAAGAAAGTGCGAACCCATCATCATGACTGTGCCCCGAAAG TCAGACCTCTTCCAGGACGACCTCTATCCAGACACGCCGGGTCCCGAGGCGGCCCTGGAGGCGGAAGAATGGCTCTCGGGCCAGGACGCCGAGCCCGTGCTCATCTCGCTGAGAGACGGTTACGTGCCCCCCAAGCACCGTGAGCTCCGGGTCACCAAGCGCAACATTCTGGATGTGCGCCCGCCTGCTGGTCCCCGCCGCAGCCAGTCGGCCAGTGACACCTCCTTGTCG CAGCCCACCCTGGAGACGCTGCTGGAGGAGATCAAGGGCCTCCGAGCGCAGGTGCAGGCGCAGGACCAGCGCATCGCGGCCCTGGAGAACATGCTCTGCGAGCTGGTGGATGGCACGGACTAG
- the ANKRD13B gene encoding ankyrin repeat domain-containing protein 13B isoform X1, protein MIPANASARKGPEGKYPLHYLVWHNRHRELEKEVREGQVDIEQLDPRGRTPLHLATTLGHLECARVLLAHGADVGRENRSGWTVLQEAVSTRDLELVQLVLRYRDYQRVVKRLAGIPALLEKLRKAQDFYVEMKWEFTSWVPLVSKICPSDTYKVWKSGQSLRVDTTLLGFDHMTWQRGNRSFIFRGQDTSAVVMEVDHDRRVVYTETLALAGQDRELLLAAAQPTEEQVLSRLTAPVVTTQLDTKNISFERNKTGILGWRSEKTEMVNGYEAKVYGASNVELITRTRTEHLSEQHKGKVKGCKTPLQSFLGIAEQHGGPQNGTLITQTLSQANPTAITAEEYFNPNFELGNRDMGRPMELTTKTQKFKAKLWLCEEHPLSLCEQVAPIIDLMAVSNALFAKLRDFITLRLPPGFPVKIEIPIFHILNARITFGNLNGCDEPVPSVRGSPGSETPSPGSDSSSVSSSSSTTSCRGCEISPALFEAPRGYSVLGSQREAGSREDDDLLQFAIQQSLLEAGSEYDQVTIWEALTNSKPGTHPMSYDSRRQDRCAWEPSTYVPRPQERPAHAAAPARLPDIARGPQPTAEPGPRRARLPELRRAAAAGHGAVGAGAGAAEAARAPGGGGAGAHPAALPDRAVARHSPRGPESPSRCALALRVAAGDWSRRLWGRGEPRAPDAEGLGTGYLSGPGPWRQLAQPCPPALRQPDPHPSCRGSELPQRGARRS, encoded by the exons GTGGACATCGAACAGCTGGACCCCCGTGGTCGGACCCCCCTGCACCTCGCCACCACACTGGGACACCTGGAGTGTGCCCGGGTGCTCCTGGCACACGGCGCAGACGTGGGCAGGGAGAATCGCAGTGGCTGGACAG TGCTCCAGGAAGCCGTGAGCACCCGGGACCTGGAGCTGGTGCAGCTGGTGCTGCGGTACCGGGACTACCAGAGGGTGGTGAAGCGGCTGGCAGGCATCCCCGCACTCCTGGAGAAGCTGCGCAAG GCCCAGGACTTCTACGTGGAAATGAAGTGGGAGTTCACGAGCTGGG TGCCCCTGGTGTCCAAAATCTGCCCCAGCGACACCTATAAAGTGTGGAAGAGCGGGCAGAGCCTGCGGGTGGACACCACGCTCCTGGGCTTCGACCACATGACGTGGCAGCGAGGGAACCGCAGCTTCATCTTCAGGGGCCAAG ACACAAGCGCTGTGGTCATGGAGGTCGACCACGACCGCCGGGTGGTGTACACAGAGACCCTGGCCCTGGCCGGGCAGGACCGAGAGCTGCTGCTGGCCGCTGCCCAGCCCACAGAGGAACAGGTGCTGAGCCGGCTCACCGCGCCTGTGGTCACCACGCAGCTCGACACCAAGAATATCTCCTTTGAGAG GAACAAGACAGGCATCCTGGGCTGGCGCAGCGAGAAGACAGAGATGGTGAATGGGTATGAAGCCAAG GTATATGGGGCATCTAACGTGGAGCTCATTACCCGGACTCGCACAGAGCATCTTTCAGAACAGCACAAGGGCAAGGTCAAAG GCTGTAAGACGCCTCTGCAGTCCTTCCTGGGAATTGCTGAGCAGCATGGGGGCCCCCAAAATGGG ACCCTGATCACTCAGACTCTGAGCCAGGCCAACCCCACTGCCATCACCGCAGAAGAATACTTCAACCCCAACTTTGAGCTTGGCAACCGGGACATGGGCCGCCCCATGGAACTGACTACCAAGACCCAGAA GTTCAAGGCCAAGCTGTGGCTGTGTGAGGAGCACCCCCTGTCCCTGTGTGAGCAGGTGGCCCCCATCATTGACCTCATGGCAGTCAGCAACGCCCTGTTCGCCAAACTCCGGGACTTCATCACCCTGCGGCTTCCTCCAGGCTTTCCGGTCAAGATTG AAATCCCGATCTTCCACATCCTCAATGCCCGCATCACCTTTGGAAACCTCAACGGCTGTGACGAGCCAGTGCCCTCGGTGCGCGGCAGCCCAGGCAGTGAGACCCCTTCCCCGGGCAGCGACTCGTCCAGCGTCAGCAGCTCCAGTTCCACCA CCTCCTGCCGGGGCTGCGAGATCTCCCCAGCCTTGTTCGAGGCTCCCCGCGGCTACAGTGTGCTGGGCAGCCAGCGGGAGGCCGGGAGCCGTGAGGACGACGACCTGCTGCAGTTCGCCATCCAGCAGAGCCTGCTCGAGGCGGGCAGTGAGTACGACCAG GTTACCATCTGGGAGGCACTAACCAACAGCAAGCCGGGAACACACCCCATGTCCTATGACAGTCGGCGACAGGACAG GTGCGCCTGGGAGCCCTCGACGTATGTTCCCCGCCCCCAGGAGCGCCCCGCCCACGCCGCAGCGCCGGCCAGACTCCCCGACATCGCGCGCGGTCCCCAGCCCACGGCGGAGCCCGGGCCCCGGCGCGCGCGTCTTCCGGAGCTACGACGAGCAGCTGCGGCTGGCCATGGCGCTGTCGGCGCAGGAGCAGGAGCGGCGGAGGCGGCGCGCgcgcctggaggaggaggagctggagcgcaTCCTGCGGCTCTCCCTGACCGAGCAGTAGCGCGCCACTCGCCCCGGGGCCCCGAAAGCCCCAGCCGCTGTGCCCTCGCCCTCCGAGTGGCCGCGGGAGACTGGAGCCGCCGCCTCTGGGGCCGTGGGGAGCCCAGGGCACCGGATGCGGAGGGGCTGGGCACGGGTTACCTCTCAGGGCCAGGGCCCTGGCGGCAGCTGGcacagccctgcccccctgcttTGCGGCAGCCTGACCCCCACCCCTCTTGCCGGGGCTCAGAGCTACCCCAGCGCGGAGCCAGGCGGTCCTGA
- the ANKRD13B gene encoding ankyrin repeat domain-containing protein 13B isoform X2: MIPANASARKGPEGKYPLHYLVWHNRHRELEKEVREGQVDIEQLDPRGRTPLHLATTLGHLECARVLLAHGADVGRENRSGWTVLQEAVSTRDLELVQLVLRYRDYQRVVKRLAGIPALLEKLRKAQDFYVEMKWEFTSWVPLVSKICPSDTYKVWKSGQSLRVDTTLLGFDHMTWQRGNRSFIFRGQDTSAVVMEVDHDRRVVYTETLALAGQDRELLLAAAQPTEEQVLSRLTAPVVTTQLDTKNISFERNKTGILGWRSEKTEMVNGYEAKVYGASNVELITRTRTEHLSEQHKGKVKGCKTPLQSFLGIAEQHGGPQNGTLITQTLSQANPTAITAEEYFNPNFELGNRDMGRPMELTTKTQKFKAKLWLCEEHPLSLCEQVAPIIDLMAVSNALFAKLRDFITLRLPPGFPVKIEIPIFHILNARITFGNLNGCDEPVPSVRGSPGSETPSPGSDSSSVSSSSSTTSCRGCEISPALFEAPRGYSVLGSQREAGSREDDDLLQFAIQQSLLEAGSEYDQVTIWEALTNSKPGTHPMSYDSRRQDRSAPPTPQRRPDSPTSRAVPSPRRSPGPGARVFRSYDEQLRLAMALSAQEQERRRRRARLEEEELERILRLSLTEQ, encoded by the exons GTGGACATCGAACAGCTGGACCCCCGTGGTCGGACCCCCCTGCACCTCGCCACCACACTGGGACACCTGGAGTGTGCCCGGGTGCTCCTGGCACACGGCGCAGACGTGGGCAGGGAGAATCGCAGTGGCTGGACAG TGCTCCAGGAAGCCGTGAGCACCCGGGACCTGGAGCTGGTGCAGCTGGTGCTGCGGTACCGGGACTACCAGAGGGTGGTGAAGCGGCTGGCAGGCATCCCCGCACTCCTGGAGAAGCTGCGCAAG GCCCAGGACTTCTACGTGGAAATGAAGTGGGAGTTCACGAGCTGGG TGCCCCTGGTGTCCAAAATCTGCCCCAGCGACACCTATAAAGTGTGGAAGAGCGGGCAGAGCCTGCGGGTGGACACCACGCTCCTGGGCTTCGACCACATGACGTGGCAGCGAGGGAACCGCAGCTTCATCTTCAGGGGCCAAG ACACAAGCGCTGTGGTCATGGAGGTCGACCACGACCGCCGGGTGGTGTACACAGAGACCCTGGCCCTGGCCGGGCAGGACCGAGAGCTGCTGCTGGCCGCTGCCCAGCCCACAGAGGAACAGGTGCTGAGCCGGCTCACCGCGCCTGTGGTCACCACGCAGCTCGACACCAAGAATATCTCCTTTGAGAG GAACAAGACAGGCATCCTGGGCTGGCGCAGCGAGAAGACAGAGATGGTGAATGGGTATGAAGCCAAG GTATATGGGGCATCTAACGTGGAGCTCATTACCCGGACTCGCACAGAGCATCTTTCAGAACAGCACAAGGGCAAGGTCAAAG GCTGTAAGACGCCTCTGCAGTCCTTCCTGGGAATTGCTGAGCAGCATGGGGGCCCCCAAAATGGG ACCCTGATCACTCAGACTCTGAGCCAGGCCAACCCCACTGCCATCACCGCAGAAGAATACTTCAACCCCAACTTTGAGCTTGGCAACCGGGACATGGGCCGCCCCATGGAACTGACTACCAAGACCCAGAA GTTCAAGGCCAAGCTGTGGCTGTGTGAGGAGCACCCCCTGTCCCTGTGTGAGCAGGTGGCCCCCATCATTGACCTCATGGCAGTCAGCAACGCCCTGTTCGCCAAACTCCGGGACTTCATCACCCTGCGGCTTCCTCCAGGCTTTCCGGTCAAGATTG AAATCCCGATCTTCCACATCCTCAATGCCCGCATCACCTTTGGAAACCTCAACGGCTGTGACGAGCCAGTGCCCTCGGTGCGCGGCAGCCCAGGCAGTGAGACCCCTTCCCCGGGCAGCGACTCGTCCAGCGTCAGCAGCTCCAGTTCCACCA CCTCCTGCCGGGGCTGCGAGATCTCCCCAGCCTTGTTCGAGGCTCCCCGCGGCTACAGTGTGCTGGGCAGCCAGCGGGAGGCCGGGAGCCGTGAGGACGACGACCTGCTGCAGTTCGCCATCCAGCAGAGCCTGCTCGAGGCGGGCAGTGAGTACGACCAG GTTACCATCTGGGAGGCACTAACCAACAGCAAGCCGGGAACACACCCCATGTCCTATGACAGTCGGCGACAGGACAG GAGCGCCCCGCCCACGCCGCAGCGCCGGCCAGACTCCCCGACATCGCGCGCGGTCCCCAGCCCACGGCGGAGCCCGGGCCCCGGCGCGCGCGTCTTCCGGAGCTACGACGAGCAGCTGCGGCTGGCCATGGCGCTGTCGGCGCAGGAGCAGGAGCGGCGGAGGCGGCGCGCgcgcctggaggaggaggagctggagcgcaTCCTGCGGCTCTCCCTGACCGAGCAGTAG
- the CORO6 gene encoding coronin-6 isoform X2, whose amino-acid sequence MSRRVVRQSKFRHVFGQAAKADQAYEDIRVSKVTWDSSFCAVNPKFLAIIVEAGGGGAFIVLPLVKTGRVDKNHPLVTGHTAPVLDIDWCPHNDNVIASASDDTTVMVWQIPDYTPVRNITEPIITLEGHSKRVGILSWHPTARNVLLSAGGDNVILIWNVGTGEVLLSLDNMHPDVIHSACWNSIGSLLATTCKDKTLRVIDPRKGQVVANNFEEPVALQEMDTSNGVLLPFYDPDSSIVYLCGKGDSSIRYFEITDEPPFVHYLNTFSSKEPQRGMGFMPKRGLDVSKCEIARFYKLHERKCEPIIMTVPRKSDLFQDDLYPDTPGPEAALEAEEWLSGQDAEPVLISLRDGYVPPKHRELRVTKRNILDVRPPAGPRRSQSASDTSLSQPTLETLLEEIKGLRAQVQAQDQRIAALENMLCELVDGTD is encoded by the exons ATGAGCCGGCGCGTGGTCCGGCAGAGCAAGTTCCGCCATGTGTTCGGGCAGGCGGCGAAGGCAGACCAGGCCTACGAGGACATCCGGGTGTCCAAGGTCACGTGGGACAGCTCCTTCTGTGCTGTCAACCCCAAATTCCTGGCTATTATTGTGGAGGCCGGAGGTGGGGGTGCCTTCATCGTCCTGCCGCTGGTCAAG acagGGCGAGTGGACAAGAATCACCCACTGGTCACCGGGCACACAGCCCCTGTGCTGGACATTGACTGGTGCCCGCACAATGACAACGTCATCGCCAGCGCCTCAGATGACACCACTGTCATG gtgTGGCAGATTCCAGATTATACCCCAGTTCGCAACATCACGGAACCCATCATCACCCTTGAGGGCCACTCCAAACGCGTGGGCATCctctcctggcaccccacagcccGGAATGTTCTGCTCAGCGCAG GTGGAGACAATGTGATCCTCATCTGGAACGTGGGCACGGGGGAGGTGCTCCTGAGTCTGGACAACATGCACCCTGACGTCATCCACAGCGCGTGCTGGAACAGCATCGGCAGCCTGTTGGCCACCACCTGCAAGGACAAGACCCTGCGCGTCATCGACCCCCGCAAAGGCCAGGTGGTGGCG AACAACTTTGAGGAGCCAGTGGCCCTGCAGGAGATGGACACCAGCAATGGGGTGCTGCTGCCCTTCTACGACCCTGATTCCAGCATCGTCTACCTGTGCGGcaag GGCGACAGCAGCATTCGGTACTTCGAGATTACGGACGAGCCCCCTTTTGTGCACTACCTGAACACGTTCAGCAGCAAGGAGCCACAGAGGGGCATGGGGTTCATGCCCAAGCGGGGCCTGGACGTCAGCAAGTGTGAGATAGCCCG GTTCTACAAACTACATGAAAGAAAGTGCGAACCCATCATCATGACTGTGCCCCGAAAG TCAGACCTCTTCCAGGACGACCTCTATCCAGACACGCCGGGTCCCGAGGCGGCCCTGGAGGCGGAAGAATGGCTCTCGGGCCAGGACGCCGAGCCCGTGCTCATCTCGCTGAGAGACGGTTACGTGCCCCCCAAGCACCGTGAGCTCCGGGTCACCAAGCGCAACATTCTGGATGTGCGCCCGCCTGCTGGTCCCCGCCGCAGCCAGTCGGCCAGTGACACCTCCTTGTCG CAGCCCACCCTGGAGACGCTGCTGGAGGAGATCAAGGGCCTCCGAGCGCAGGTGCAGGCGCAGGACCAGCGCATCGCGGCCCTGGAGAACATGCTCTGCGAGCTGGTGGATGGCACGGACTAG